One Gadus chalcogrammus isolate NIFS_2021 chromosome 4, NIFS_Gcha_1.0, whole genome shotgun sequence DNA segment encodes these proteins:
- the LOC130381079 gene encoding proteinase-activated receptor 1-like gives MFCTTFWLLLVSAHVASTAIHNGSSIVRTFAITRTVQRPTDEPFDSDSYGDTSWQHFVIWAPEELQNNSYNLANETWPSEHISKQARQFLSSPLSTVFIPSFYTLVCLLSLPLNGLALVTFARQVRPVKPAVVFMLNLAGADLLFALLLPFKIHYHFNGNDWTFDPLLCRVVTASFYCNMHCSVLLIACISVDRLLAVVYPIRSLGWRRPRYAAAACGAAWTLALVGSAPLALTEQTVRLEQLGITTCHDVQQIEQLQWYYKVYFSTVAVALFLLPMLVTLGCYALVIWALRRVPDKVGHHSRKKARAMSMALIVLMLFLVCFAPTNCLLLLHYLQFSPLGGGADGSYVAYLVFLCVGSLNCCLDPLVYYFGSSQCQRQLSATLGCRKGLDSGRKNRYSCSETSSRTVLRSSHAGFTSLKAKPPGAKLDSFQTSLESQYKKLLV, from the exons ATGTTTTGTACAACCTTTTGGTTGCTCCTGGTGTCTGCGCATGTGGCCTCGACTGCGATACATAACG GGAGCTCCATCGTGAGAACGTTCGCCATAACACGCACGGTCCAGAGGCCCACCGACGAGCCCTTTGACTCGGACTCGTACGGTGACACAAGCTGGCAACATTTCGTCATTTGGGCACCGGAAGAGCTGCAAAACAACTCCTACAATTTAGCAAACGAGACTTGGCCGAGCGAACACATCTCAAAGCAGGCCCGGCAGTTTCTGAGCAGTCCTCTGTCCACGGTCTTCATCCCGTCGTTCTACACGCTGGTGTGTCTGCTGAGCTTGCCCCTCAACGGCCTCGCCCTTGTGACGTTCGCACGGCAGGTGCGTCCCGTCAAACCGGCGGTGGTCTTCATGTTGAACCTGGCCGGGGCGGACCTGCTCTTTGCTCTGCTGCTGCCCTTCAAGATCCACTACCACTTCAACGGCAACGACTGGACATTCGACCCGCTTCTGTGCCGCGTGGTCACGGCCAGCTTCTACTGCAACATGCACTGCTCCGTGCTGCTCATCGCCTGCATCAGCGTGGACCGCCTGCTTGCCGTCGTCTACCCCATCCGTTCGCTGGGCTGGCGCCGGCCGCGCTACGCCGCCGCGGCCTGCGGCGCAGCCTGGACCCTGGCGCTGGTGGGCTCCGCCCCACTGGCGCTGACGGAGCAGACGGTCCGGCTGGAGCAGCTGGGCATCACCACCTGCCACGACGTCCAGCAGATAGAGCAGCTGCAGTGGTATTACAAGGTGTACTTCTCCACCGTGGCCgtcgctctcttcctcctgcccATGCTCGTTACCCTGGGGTGCTACGCCCTCGTCATCTGGGCGCTGCGGAGGGTGCCGGACAAAGTGGGCCATCACTCGCGTAAGAAGGCCCGGGCCATGTCCATGGCTCTGATCGTGCTGATGCTGTTCCTGGTTTGTTTCGCCCCCACCAACTGTCTGCTGCTACTGCACTACCTCCAGTTCAGTCCCCTGGGGGGTGGCGCCGACGGCTCCTACGTGGCCTACctggtgttcctgtgtgtggggAGCCTCAACTGCTGTCTGGACCCTCTGGTCTACTACTTTGGCTCGTCTCAGTGCCAGCGGCAGCTCTCTGCCACGCTTGGCTGCCGGAAGGGGCTTGATAGTGGCAGGAAGAACAGATACTCATGCTCTGAGACCTCCTCCAGAACTGTGTTGAGGTCCAGCCACGCCGGGTTCACCAGTCTGAAGGCCAAACCTCCGGGAGCCAAACTGGACTCTTTCCAGACCAGCCTCGAAAGCCAGTACAAGAAGCTTCTTGTTTAG
- the LOC130381776 gene encoding proteinase-activated receptor 2-like, giving the protein MKPGCVSKFLVLCFFLNISKSMADHASDSRGFTGVEDDAGVSISIRGETVLKSPLTTVFLPIVYIIVFVVGLPANALALWVFLFRTKKKNPSSIYMANLALCDLLFVIWIPLKIAYHFNGNNWIYGEGLCKVLVGFFYANMYCSTAFIACISIQRYWAVVHPLSRQRKDNAVSVAVSVVIWLAVWVLTTPLFLYDQTVRVINMDIVTCHDVTRPSQRELAAGYFLTMGILGFVVPAAVCVVAYVLMLKALRSSMTDEAIAKKRRKAVVLIITVLVMFLVCFSPSNIMLLVHYGLMLAQRTNNGYGFYITTLCLASLNSCIDPFVYYFISEDFREHVRNTLICRSQRKAERMRVSFSALKNSKNSKKSTYSSDSSGKTQSSSC; this is encoded by the exons ATGAAGCCTGGCTGTGTTTCTAAGTTCCTGGTACTATGTTTTTTCCTCAACATATCAAAGTCTATGGCCGATCATG CATCCGACTCCCGAGGCTTCACTGGAGTGGAGGACGATGCAGGTGTGAGCATCAGCATCAGAGGTGAGACGGTCTTGAAGAGTCCGCTGACCACAGTCTTCCTCCCCATCGTCTACATCATCGTATTTGTCGTGGGTCTGCCTGCCAACGCTCTGGCCCTCTGGGTGTTTCTATTCCGGACCAAGAAGAAGAACCCGTCCTCCATCTACATGGCCAATCTGGCGCTGTGTGACCTGCTCTTTGTCATCTGGATCCCTCTGAAGATCGCCTACCACTTCAACGGCAATAACTGGATCTACGGCGAGGGTCTGTGCAAGGTCCTGGTGGGGTTCTTCTACGCCAACATGTACTGCTCCACTGCCTTCATCGCTTGCATCAGCATTCAGCGCTACTGGGCTGTCGTCCATCCGTTGTCCCGGCAACGAAAGGACAACGCCGTGAGCGTGGCCGTCTCCGTGGTGATCTGGCTGGCGGTCTGGGTCCTAACAACGCCCCTCTTCCTGTACGACCAAACGGTGAGGGTTATCAACATGGACATCGTTACGTGCCATGACGTCACCCGTCCTAGCCAGAGGGAGTTGGCGGCAGGCTACTTCCTGACCATGGGCATTCTGGGATTCGTAGTGCCGGCGGCGGTGTGCGTGGTGGCCTACGTGCTGATGCTCAAGGCCCTGCGGAGCTCCATGACGGACGAGGCCATCGCCAAGAAGCGACGCAAGGCGGTGGTGCTGATCATCACCGTGCTGGTCATGTTCCTGGTGTGCTTCAGTCCCAGTAACATCATGCTGCTGGTGCACTACGGCCTCATGCTGGCCCAGAGGACCAACAACGGCTACGGCTTCTACATCACCACCCTGTGCCTGGCCAGCCTCAACAGCTGCATCGACCCCTTCGTCTACTACTTTATCTCGGAGGACTTCCGCGAACACGTACGAAACACGCTTATCTGCCGCAGCCAGCGCAAGGCAGAGCGCATGCGCGTGTCCTTCAGTGCACTCAAGAACTCCAAGAACTCCAAGAAGAGTACGTACAGCTCTGACAGCTCTGGGAAGACCCAGAGCAGCAGCTGCTGA